In Sporosarcina psychrophila, a genomic segment contains:
- a CDS encoding PLP-dependent aminotransferase family protein, with the protein MINFYIDKGNNSEFIYNQICEKLKKMILEHKIKVGEKLPSKRQLANDLMVSVNSVSTAYEQLLAEGYIYTIERKGYFVEDVGNFINKHSSEDYQFPKHLKEKSIDKDGWLSLSHINTDDSMFPFPKWMNSQQKAIYMHKNELSQISHPQGPLAVRETISNMVALTRGVNCEPEQIVINTGTQPLIQKLMSMQLQNIKVAVENPGYVRIFHLLKSLNLEVSPISLDNKGINFKEFKKSNSDFLIVTPSHQFPTGVIMPISRRIEILNWAAMHKNRYIIEDDYDSEFKYGTDNIPSLQSLDKNNRVIYIGSFSKTLLPSFRISYMILPPKLLELYKKQYYDWSENNTLHLYALHYFIQSGEYAKHIKRMNQHYNKKRKYLINELYLKFKKSIYIKDVPAGLHIFIKFNTNKTYSEIIENAQQEKLEIYTIKRFLLNDELENMNNIQLVIGFASIKEEDISDAVERLYRVIY; encoded by the coding sequence ATGATTAACTTTTATATAGATAAAGGAAATAATTCCGAGTTTATTTACAATCAAATCTGCGAAAAATTAAAAAAAATGATTTTAGAACATAAAATCAAAGTGGGCGAAAAATTACCTTCAAAAAGACAATTGGCTAACGATTTAATGGTAAGCGTTAATTCAGTATCCACTGCATATGAACAACTACTTGCAGAAGGATACATATATACTATAGAACGAAAAGGTTATTTTGTGGAAGATGTAGGCAACTTTATCAACAAACATTCGTCCGAGGATTATCAATTTCCAAAACATTTAAAAGAGAAATCTATCGACAAAGATGGATGGCTTTCTCTATCGCATATTAACACTGACGATTCTATGTTTCCATTCCCTAAATGGATGAACAGTCAACAAAAAGCAATATACATGCATAAAAATGAACTTTCACAAATCTCTCACCCCCAGGGGCCTTTAGCCGTTAGAGAGACAATTTCTAATATGGTTGCTTTGACTCGTGGTGTGAATTGTGAGCCAGAACAAATTGTTATAAATACAGGTACCCAGCCATTAATCCAAAAATTAATGAGTATGCAACTACAAAATATAAAAGTAGCTGTAGAAAACCCTGGGTATGTACGTATTTTTCACTTATTAAAAAGCTTAAACCTCGAAGTATCACCTATTTCACTAGATAATAAAGGAATTAATTTCAAGGAATTCAAAAAGTCTAATTCAGACTTTTTAATTGTTACACCTTCACATCAATTCCCAACTGGAGTTATTATGCCTATATCTAGAAGGATTGAAATATTGAATTGGGCTGCTATGCATAAAAATCGCTATATTATAGAAGATGATTATGATAGCGAATTTAAATATGGAACAGATAATATCCCTTCCTTACAAAGTCTTGATAAAAATAATCGCGTCATTTATATTGGTTCTTTCTCTAAAACACTTTTGCCCAGTTTTCGTATCAGTTATATGATTTTGCCCCCTAAATTATTAGAGCTGTACAAAAAGCAGTATTATGACTGGAGTGAAAACAATACACTTCATTTATATGCATTACACTATTTTATACAAAGTGGTGAATATGCTAAACACATTAAAAGAATGAATCAACATTATAATAAAAAACGAAAATACTTAATAAATGAGCTTTATTTAAAATTCAAAAAAAGTATATACATAAAAGATGTCCCTGCTGGACTTCATATTTTCATAAAATTTAATACAAATAAAACTTATAGCGAAATTATTGAAAATGCACAACAAGAAAAGCTTGAAATCTATACAATTAAAAGATTCTTATTAAATGACGAGCTAGAAAACATGAATAATATTCAGTTAGTTATTGGTTTTGCTAGCATTAAGGAAGAAGATATATCCGATGCAGTAGAGCGGTTATATCGTGTTATTTACTAA
- a CDS encoding DUF4274 domain-containing protein, with protein sequence MDKKDINFLEELLYNTDKNNLISQLSKVDNPLILHFFVANYNWNSGFDVPTVILENEACDLGTGLLMFHYADGYSLLDNSDEVSSSSLEKWKDFLNKIYNKLIKLEFKSQNIFFDPGLTKIQKYKLKKNNPNLPDILISKSPGEMVDIPKI encoded by the coding sequence ATGGATAAGAAAGATATTAATTTTCTTGAAGAGTTGCTATATAATACGGATAAAAATAATTTAATCAGTCAGTTAAGCAAGGTAGATAACCCACTAATACTCCATTTTTTTGTAGCAAATTATAATTGGAATAGTGGATTTGATGTACCAACAGTTATTTTAGAAAATGAGGCTTGTGATTTAGGGACGGGTTTACTAATGTTTCATTATGCAGACGGCTACAGTTTGTTAGATAATTCAGATGAAGTTTCAAGTTCTTCATTAGAGAAATGGAAAGATTTCTTGAATAAGATTTATAACAAACTTATAAAATTAGAATTTAAATCGCAGAATATTTTCTTTGACCCTGGTTTAACAAAAATTCAAAAGTATAAGTTGAAAAAAAATAACCCAAACCTTCCTGATATACTTATTAGTAAATCCCCAGGCGAAATGGTTGATATTCCTAAAATATAA
- a CDS encoding peptidoglycan DD-metalloendopeptidase family protein has product MFIKPCEGRVTSPFGYRIHPITHLRTMHWGVDYGNTSSNNTIVAAAAGKVTFSKSTNGYGNTVMIVHAIGGKTFETVYAHLQSIGVKVGQIVKQGERIGVKGTTGKSTGIHLHFEVHIGRWNNKFTNAVDPLYYVVDHEVKEIQSLLVKIGYKIAVDGLNGPATKSAVQSFQKAFGLVVDGIPGKLTTAALAKVAKDNMVNGAEV; this is encoded by the coding sequence ATGTTTATTAAACCATGCGAGGGTCGTGTCACATCTCCTTTCGGTTACCGCATCCATCCGATTACGCATTTGCGAACGATGCATTGGGGTGTGGATTACGGAAATACTTCATCAAACAATACGATCGTTGCAGCAGCTGCTGGAAAAGTAACTTTTTCTAAGTCTACAAATGGTTATGGCAACACGGTTATGATTGTGCACGCAATCGGTGGAAAGACGTTTGAAACCGTGTACGCACATCTACAGTCTATCGGTGTGAAAGTCGGGCAGATTGTCAAACAGGGCGAACGTATCGGCGTGAAAGGTACGACTGGAAAAAGTACAGGGATCCATCTTCATTTCGAGGTCCACATTGGTCGTTGGAACAACAAGTTTACGAATGCGGTTGATCCGTTATATTATGTTGTCGATCATGAAGTAAAAGAAATACAAAGCTTGCTCGTCAAAATAGGTTACAAGATTGCTGTGGATGGACTAAACGGGCCTGCTACAAAGTCTGCGGTTCAGTCGTTTCAAAAGGCTTTTGGACTTGTTGTAGACGGAATTCCAGGGAAGTTGACGACAGCTGCACTTGCTAAAGTGGCGAAAGATAATATGGTCAATGGTGCCGAGGTATAA
- a CDS encoding NAD/NADP-dependent octopine/nopaline dehydrogenase family protein has protein sequence MRITVVGAGHGGTTIAADLKRKGHLVTLLKTSKSLHNENFDYLTNNKGQITIVDGKEENTVYLDVVTTDVEAAIKNAEIIIIYVQTNYHEQVIKRILPFMNEDQIVLLEPGYLSTAYFLKHEKKKRFTIVEAQSSPIDCRIIEPGKVKILFKNVRNPIAIYTEKDKAVIQEKLNTLHYHFVYLESVIEAALHNPNLIVHTIGGIMSIPRIEYTEGDYWMYKEVFTPHVWNMVESLDKEKMDVLEKVGLERLSYVEACKFRNFENQTIDAKEAFLTYAKNSSPEGPFVADSRFITEDVPEGLVLLESLGLMLDVETPTCTGLINIASAALATDFRENARTVELLGKENLEKIIGTLAVSLG, from the coding sequence ATGAGAATCACAGTTGTAGGAGCAGGACATGGTGGAACAACAATCGCTGCTGATTTAAAACGTAAGGGTCATCTAGTCACTTTGTTAAAGACTTCAAAGAGTTTGCATAACGAAAATTTTGATTACCTAACGAATAATAAAGGTCAAATCACCATTGTGGATGGCAAGGAAGAAAATACCGTATATCTAGATGTAGTGACGACGGATGTTGAGGCGGCAATAAAAAATGCTGAAATAATTATCATTTATGTACAAACGAATTACCATGAACAAGTTATTAAACGTATATTACCTTTCATGAATGAAGACCAAATCGTGTTGCTAGAGCCGGGCTATTTATCGACAGCTTATTTCTTGAAACATGAAAAGAAAAAGCGCTTTACAATTGTTGAAGCACAAAGCTCACCAATTGACTGTAGAATTATTGAACCTGGTAAAGTGAAGATATTGTTTAAAAATGTTAGAAATCCGATTGCGATCTATACGGAAAAAGATAAAGCAGTTATTCAAGAAAAGTTAAATACGCTACACTATCATTTTGTTTACCTCGAATCAGTCATCGAAGCTGCTCTCCACAACCCCAATTTAATTGTCCATACGATCGGAGGAATTATGAGTATTCCTCGAATTGAATATACTGAAGGCGACTATTGGATGTACAAAGAAGTGTTCACACCCCACGTCTGGAATATGGTAGAAAGCCTCGATAAAGAAAAAATGGATGTGCTGGAGAAAGTAGGATTGGAACGATTGTCTTACGTGGAAGCCTGCAAATTCCGTAACTTTGAAAACCAAACAATTGATGCGAAAGAAGCATTTTTAACATATGCTAAAAACAGTTCACCAGAAGGTCCATTTGTAGCGGATTCAAGATTTATAACAGAAGACGTTCCCGAAGGTCTCGTATTGCTGGAATCATTGGGGCTGATGTTAGACGTCGAAACGCCTACATGCACAGGTTTAATTAACATCGCGTCTGCTGCTCTTGCTACGGATTTTAGAGAGAATGCGAGGACTGTCGAATTACTTGGTAAAGAAAACTTGGAGAAGATAATCGGTACTCTTGCTGTTTCATTAGGTTGA
- a CDS encoding sigma-70 family RNA polymerase sigma factor, with amino-acid sequence MMTFEDVLEQYEPMISASIRKLNIHRNHDSFRQAGRVALWQAWSRFDEAKGSFTPFAYRSIRGGMLDELKRENVFEENITLTEDESLAYLMVPEIAHQHEALNRLADALDVLSPAERELVQWLFIEGYTLTECAERIGITVEGVRKRRYRSLAKLKRALT; translated from the coding sequence ATGATGACTTTTGAAGATGTTTTGGAGCAGTATGAACCGATGATTTCTGCATCTATTCGCAAATTGAATATTCACCGCAACCATGACAGTTTCAGGCAGGCAGGAAGAGTCGCTTTATGGCAAGCATGGAGCCGCTTTGACGAAGCGAAAGGGAGTTTCACGCCATTTGCTTATCGAAGCATACGGGGTGGCATGCTCGATGAATTAAAAAGGGAAAACGTATTTGAAGAGAATATCACGTTGACGGAAGACGAGTCCTTGGCGTATTTAATGGTGCCGGAAATCGCTCACCAGCATGAAGCGCTAAATAGACTTGCGGATGCACTGGACGTGTTATCCCCCGCCGAGCGGGAACTTGTGCAATGGCTATTCATCGAAGGGTATACGCTTACAGAATGTGCTGAACGAATTGGAATTACGGTTGAAGGGGTTAGGAAACGAAGATACCGATCGCTAGCGAAATTGAAACGTGCATTAACCTAG
- a CDS encoding transposase: MIAFRNFYLKFGTRSTNNNEQFIRTREEPLRYIKFFDSEGTSFHLLTKRLDLTEAEILETYKNRWYIELFFKWIKQHLKVSHLFSHSPAGIWNQQFITLITFALIEILRLIHQPEKSVWEFLRVFRLYMFNPISQLLTTCKRRLKKSKGRQRLPDSKPIEIRFGEDFAIVSPITKEHFSRKKSNV, encoded by the coding sequence ATGATCGCCTTTCGCAATTTCTATTTGAAATTTGGTACCCGTTCAACAAATAACAACGAACAATTCATACGAACACGTGAAGAACCGTTACGCTACATTAAATTTTTTGATTCCGAAGGCACGTCTTTCCATCTACTCACGAAACGTCTCGATTTAACTGAAGCAGAAATCTTAGAGACATACAAGAACCGCTGGTACATCGAGCTCTTCTTCAAATGGATTAAGCAGCATTTAAAGGTTAGCCATTTGTTCAGCCATTCGCCCGCAGGCATTTGGAATCAGCAGTTTATCACGTTGATTACCTTTGCCCTTATTGAAATTTTGCGACTCATTCATCAACCTGAAAAATCAGTATGGGAATTTTTAAGGGTATTTCGTCTCTATATGTTCAATCCAATCAGCCAACTTTTAACTACCTGTAAACGTCGGTTAAAGAAAAGCAAAGGAAGGCAAAGGTTGCCTGATTCCAAACCGATAGAAATCCGTTTTGGAGAAGATTTCGCGATTGTAAGCCCGATTACTAAAGAGCATTTTTCAAGAAAAAAATCTAATGTATAA
- a CDS encoding Type 1 glutamine amidotransferase-like domain-containing protein, protein MKTHYYLGWFSNFFPENLGRVLQEDIADRKSLAMISSNPSIFENDGAIERSWLDQAGIMFDEYHLINYRVQKEDAQTIIQNASVIFLLGGNILNQNRFLSEYELSDSIKKSNAVVMGASAGAINMSAKWLCSKNFGDEVEMSSVYDGIGLDNFSVLSHFDLENNMALVQSELTPLSEEINIYASNKDCALRVKGDKIDVFGNVYLISHSEIQKLDETL, encoded by the coding sequence ATGAAAACTCACTATTATTTAGGTTGGTTTAGCAATTTTTTCCCAGAGAATCTGGGTAGGGTGTTACAGGAAGATATAGCTGATAGAAAATCGCTTGCTATGATTAGCTCGAATCCATCTATTTTTGAAAATGATGGTGCTATTGAACGGTCGTGGCTCGATCAGGCTGGCATTATGTTTGATGAGTATCATTTAATTAATTACCGCGTACAGAAGGAAGATGCCCAAACGATAATTCAAAATGCTTCCGTCATTTTCTTGTTGGGCGGCAATATTCTTAATCAAAATCGTTTTTTATCGGAATATGAATTATCGGATTCGATTAAAAAAAGCAACGCCGTTGTGATGGGAGCAAGCGCTGGAGCAATCAACATGTCCGCTAAATGGTTATGCTCGAAAAACTTTGGAGACGAAGTTGAAATGAGCTCTGTTTACGACGGAATCGGTCTTGACAATTTTTCCGTCCTGTCTCATTTTGATCTTGAAAATAACATGGCGCTGGTTCAAAGCGAACTAACTCCCCTATCGGAAGAAATAAATATTTATGCTTCTAATAAGGATTGCGCTCTACGTGTAAAAGGAGACAAAATCGACGTTTTTGGCAATGTATACTTAATTTCTCACTCAGAGATTCAGAAATTGGATGAGACGCTCTAG
- a CDS encoding Zn-dependent hydrolase codes for MEINIGRVIEQFNLMSNVGANTNGGITRLALSQEDKEARDLLVSWMKEIDLEIRIDDVGNIYGRREGTDPEAKPIVLGSHLDSIKNSGKFDGTIGLLSALEVVRVFNENSINSKRAIEIVNFTNEEGIRFYPLMVGSGVLSGDFDIESVYEEKDKDNKRFIDELKAIGYLGEKNNRLKEAEAYIELHIEQGPVLFEEKIPIGVVEGIMGLTWLDVTITGRSDNSGPTPMYVRKDALCTAAKMVLTIQDSAKDIGERSITTVGKFNVSPDSVNTVPGEVRFSVDIRDIDTHRKNKGVQLVIDRLKKIAREDDMQINIDEEWSMDSIVFSEKITEDIAKAASYYGYPQKHVVSGAGHMTTYMNKVCPTAMIFVPSIEGKSHCPEEESDWEDINKGGNVLLDVVRNLAE; via the coding sequence TTGGAAATAAATATAGGCAGAGTAATTGAACAGTTTAACTTGATGTCGAATGTTGGTGCTAATACAAATGGTGGTATAACGCGATTAGCTCTTTCACAAGAAGATAAAGAAGCTAGGGATTTATTAGTGTCTTGGATGAAGGAGATTGACTTAGAAATACGAATAGATGATGTTGGTAATATTTATGGTAGAAGGGAAGGGACTGATCCGGAAGCTAAACCAATAGTTTTAGGTTCACACTTAGACTCAATTAAAAACTCCGGAAAATTTGACGGAACAATTGGTCTTTTATCGGCTCTGGAAGTGGTGAGAGTATTTAATGAAAATTCTATTAATAGCAAAAGGGCGATTGAAATAGTTAATTTTACTAATGAGGAGGGGATAAGATTTTACCCTTTAATGGTAGGTAGTGGTGTTCTTTCAGGTGATTTTGATATTGAGTCTGTATATGAAGAAAAAGATAAAGATAATAAAAGATTTATAGATGAATTGAAAGCAATTGGTTATTTGGGAGAAAAAAACAACAGACTAAAGGAAGCAGAAGCATATATCGAATTGCATATTGAACAAGGGCCGGTGCTTTTTGAAGAAAAAATACCTATAGGCGTAGTAGAAGGCATCATGGGTTTAACATGGCTTGATGTTACTATTACAGGGAGGTCTGACAACTCAGGTCCAACCCCTATGTATGTAAGGAAGGATGCATTGTGTACAGCAGCAAAAATGGTACTGACTATTCAAGATTCTGCAAAGGATATTGGAGAGCGCTCTATAACAACAGTAGGGAAATTTAATGTCTCTCCTGACAGCGTTAATACAGTTCCTGGTGAAGTAAGGTTTTCAGTAGACATTCGCGATATAGATACACATAGAAAAAACAAAGGTGTTCAGTTAGTTATTGATAGATTAAAAAAGATTGCAAGAGAAGATGACATGCAAATAAATATTGATGAAGAATGGTCAATGGATTCAATAGTTTTTTCTGAAAAGATTACTGAAGATATAGCGAAAGCAGCAAGTTATTATGGATATCCTCAAAAACATGTTGTAAGTGGTGCGGGCCACATGACAACATATATGAACAAGGTATGTCCTACAGCAATGATTTTTGTTCCTAGTATAGAAGGAAAGAGTCATTGTCCAGAAGAAGAAAGCGACTGGGAAGATATTAACAAGGGTGGAAATGTTCTTCTAGATGTAGTAAGAAATCTAGCTGAGTGA
- a CDS encoding helix-turn-helix domain-containing protein, which produces MTTYLTEYAHFTNKNDLDAATRQHVLANWNEMNQTERAVLDMIRRYSVKYGAAHLKHETIEKAIKKSNATVRRAIRKLVKLEIIERIHYIRPVMSGLGANIYVIKPTNDQSKLNTPENDEKPSSSMAEPANIQTEAFLSKAIKPKDLKRTSPPEIVPTTLFGKMKSLLSSTIGESKLARNFYGIYRKQSLQMLKFSIHEDKGELFEQLAMHALRIAVQTTKQKKVRNLPGYYSGVLRELIGKTLFSEAFMDYDVPVEGFFCR; this is translated from the coding sequence ATGACAACTTACCTAACGGAATACGCACACTTCACAAACAAAAACGATTTAGACGCAGCAACTAGGCAACATGTACTTGCGAACTGGAACGAAATGAACCAAACAGAGCGGGCTGTTCTTGATATGATACGTCGTTACTCCGTTAAATATGGCGCTGCACACTTGAAACACGAAACCATCGAAAAGGCTATCAAGAAATCAAATGCAACTGTTAGACGCGCCATCCGCAAATTAGTAAAGCTCGAAATCATCGAACGCATTCACTATATCCGCCCCGTTATGAGCGGTCTAGGCGCTAACATTTATGTCATTAAACCTACTAATGACCAGTCGAAATTGAACACCCCGGAGAATGACGAAAAGCCTTCTAGCAGTATGGCTGAACCCGCTAATATACAAACCGAAGCTTTTCTTTCTAAAGCGATAAAACCTAAAGACCTTAAAAGAACGTCTCCTCCGGAAATTGTGCCTACTACTCTTTTCGGTAAAATGAAATCTCTTCTTTCTTCAACAATCGGAGAAAGTAAATTAGCGCGTAATTTTTACGGCATCTATCGGAAACAGTCCCTGCAAATGCTGAAATTCAGTATTCACGAAGACAAAGGAGAACTGTTCGAGCAATTAGCCATGCATGCCCTTCGCATTGCGGTTCAAACAACCAAACAGAAAAAAGTCCGGAATCTGCCTGGCTATTATTCAGGCGTCTTGCGCGAACTCATCGGCAAGACTTTATTCAGCGAGGCTTTCATGGATTATGACGTGCCAGTTGAGGGGTTTTTCTGCCGATGA
- a CDS encoding YvrJ family protein codes for MEQWMSLIQEVGFPIFVSFYLLHRLETKLVAIHDVLVSLKMQ; via the coding sequence ATGGAACAATGGATGAGTCTCATACAGGAAGTCGGTTTCCCGATATTCGTATCATTCTATCTTTTGCACCGGCTCGAAACAAAACTCGTTGCGATCCATGATGTCTTGGTTTCATTAAAAATGCAGTGA
- a CDS encoding DUF2922 domain-containing protein — protein sequence MAKTLQLNFNTASGKRVSLTVDEPRADLTPQSIEAAMQEIIAANVFEVNGAPLATIVSARVIERNVTELVNG from the coding sequence ATGGCTAAAACACTACAATTGAACTTCAACACAGCAAGCGGGAAAAGGGTGAGTTTGACGGTGGATGAACCCCGCGCAGATTTGACGCCGCAAAGCATTGAAGCAGCGATGCAGGAGATCATCGCTGCAAATGTATTCGAAGTAAACGGCGCTCCACTCGCAACAATTGTTAGCGCTCGGGTTATTGAGCGCAATGTAACAGAACTTGTAAACGGCTAA
- a CDS encoding MepB family protein produces the protein MNNFYTALAYVSKIIYEPNHLTVTSIQEEKQNFKYGAGTFELSSRTVRFRVANSTPTKLGQFVAFLEKDENNKNQAYSYAEAPDLLVITTFKNGNEFGQFIFPKEILFKQNILRSSSTKGKMAIRIYPSWDSPTSKQAMKTQEWQLPYFVDMSNSNNLAIEKILELYSL, from the coding sequence ATGAACAACTTTTATACAGCATTAGCCTATGTAAGTAAAATCATTTATGAGCCCAATCACTTAACTGTAACGTCGATACAAGAAGAAAAGCAAAATTTTAAGTATGGTGCGGGTACATTTGAATTATCTTCTAGAACAGTTCGATTCAGAGTTGCGAATAGTACGCCTACCAAATTAGGGCAGTTTGTTGCATTTTTGGAAAAAGATGAAAATAATAAAAATCAAGCCTATTCATATGCGGAAGCGCCGGATTTATTGGTGATTACTACCTTTAAAAATGGAAATGAATTCGGGCAATTTATTTTTCCGAAAGAAATTCTTTTCAAGCAGAACATTCTTAGGTCCAGTTCAACAAAGGGGAAAATGGCAATAAGAATTTATCCGAGCTGGGATAGTCCAACTAGTAAACAAGCGATGAAAACTCAAGAATGGCAGTTACCCTATTTTGTTGATATGAGTAACTCGAATAACTTAGCTATAGAGAAAATACTAGAACTATATTCTTTGTAA
- a CDS encoding competence protein ComK, which yields MGKWYHTFITGLKEDVHLRMCDSFLINRTVLAVKAFFMGENKSEIITTHGIYYSVLTPLELLNKACINYSSTWQGRTDVATVLLDYSKKPPFIIEPNKIGVFPTKSSKSPDCVFIFNHHISVHEVAKGQSVITFMAGISVTVKVSKNTILKQYQRLHTLMSVSNLRHQEKELYDRENGFDDRIVW from the coding sequence ATGGGTAAATGGTATCATACATTTATAACTGGTTTAAAGGAGGATGTTCATTTGCGAATGTGTGATTCTTTTTTAATTAATCGAACAGTATTGGCAGTTAAAGCATTTTTCATGGGGGAAAATAAAAGTGAAATTATTACAACACATGGTATTTATTACTCGGTGTTAACACCGCTGGAACTACTTAATAAGGCGTGCATTAATTATTCTTCAACTTGGCAGGGACGTACAGATGTTGCTACGGTTTTGTTGGATTATTCAAAGAAACCGCCGTTCATTATAGAACCTAATAAAATTGGTGTATTTCCGACAAAATCATCAAAAAGTCCGGATTGTGTCTTTATTTTTAATCATCACATCAGCGTTCACGAAGTGGCGAAAGGCCAATCAGTGATAACGTTTATGGCAGGGATTTCCGTTACCGTAAAAGTCTCAAAAAACACCATACTAAAGCAATATCAACGCCTCCACACGCTGATGAGCGTAAGCAACTTGAGGCATCAGGAAAAGGAGTTATATGATAGGGAAAATGGTTTCGATGATAGAATTGTATGGTGA
- a CDS encoding GlsB/YeaQ/YmgE family stress response membrane protein, which translates to MSFIWFLIIGGIIGWLAGMILGKDIPGGIIGNIIAGIIGAWIGGMLLGSWGPKISDFYIIPAFIGAIILVFIVSLIMKSMRKVS; encoded by the coding sequence ATGAGTTTCATTTGGTTTTTAATAATTGGCGGGATTATCGGTTGGCTTGCAGGTATGATTTTGGGAAAAGATATCCCAGGTGGAATTATTGGTAATATTATCGCAGGTATTATCGGTGCATGGATTGGTGGTATGCTTCTTGGAAGTTGGGGGCCTAAAATTTCTGATTTCTACATCATCCCTGCTTTCATTGGAGCAATTATACTTGTGTTCATTGTAAGCTTAATTATGAAATCAATGCGTAAAGTTTCGTAA
- a CDS encoding AHH domain-containing protein, whose protein sequence is MRKVVGGNGPGTPDGLAPYAVGAFDFFTEDIGTMLSADATENERFEAALFTFIKPAKMYDTAHDALKTGEKAKDAGKGIDNPNRLIPDKPGVVTGGDSTKLGGNMMEEMGLKRSTKWSGYQAQHIIPSEMAKNPVIKKIGMNFDDVPNGIFLRIPINDISTMSRQRGYHSVYNQMVEKALNRMDIDQSVDSLQKQVYDLQQNLKKL, encoded by the coding sequence ATGAGGAAAGTAGTAGGTGGAAATGGACCAGGAACTCCGGATGGCCTTGCGCCTTATGCCGTTGGTGCGTTTGACTTCTTTACGGAAGATATCGGTACTATGTTAAGCGCTGATGCGACGGAAAACGAACGATTTGAAGCCGCTCTATTCACGTTCATTAAGCCAGCTAAGATGTATGATACAGCACATGATGCTTTGAAAACTGGTGAAAAGGCTAAGGATGCTGGGAAGGGTATAGATAATCCTAATAGACTAATTCCTGATAAACCTGGTGTCGTAACTGGAGGAGACTCTACTAAGTTAGGGGGAAATATGATGGAAGAGATGGGACTTAAACGTTCAACTAAATGGAGTGGTTATCAAGCACAGCATATTATTCCTTCTGAAATGGCAAAGAATCCTGTTATTAAAAAAATTGGAATGAATTTTGATGACGTCCCAAATGGGATTTTTCTAAGAATACCTATTAATGATATAAGCACAATGTCTAGACAAAGAGGATATCATTCTGTTTATAACCAAATGGTAGAAAAAGCATTAAATAGAATGGATATTGATCAAAGTGTTGATAGTCTACAAAAACAAGTGTATGATTTACAACAAAATTTAAAGAAATTATAG
- a CDS encoding DUF1659 domain-containing protein codes for MAATIEFQHAAGRVLFDGGLTEDGKIIRKSKTYRYIKENAPAEDLYKALEQLGRLSTLLFIGADLVETSSLID; via the coding sequence ATGGCTGCAACAATCGAATTTCAACACGCGGCGGGCCGCGTTCTCTTCGACGGTGGTTTGACAGAGGACGGAAAGATCATCCGTAAATCGAAGACGTACCGCTATATCAAAGAAAATGCACCAGCTGAGGACTTGTACAAAGCGCTGGAGCAACTTGGTCGGCTCTCAACTTTGTTGTTCATCGGAGCGGATCTCGTGGAAACATCGAGTTTGATTGACTAA